Proteins co-encoded in one Paraburkholderia edwinii genomic window:
- the dapB gene encoding 4-hydroxy-tetrahydrodipicolinate reductase: MKIAIAGASGRMGRMLIETVLNESDMTLSGALDRPGTPQLGQDAGAFLGKETGVVLSDDIDGVLAKSDYLIDFTRPAGTIAHVDAAMRHNVKVIIGTTGFDDAQKGQLRAAAEKTGIVFSSNMSVGVNVTLKLLEFAARHFAQGYDIEIIEAHHRHKVDAPSGTALMMGETIADALGRKLDDCAVYGRHGVTGERDPSTIGFSAIRGGDIVGDHTVLFAGTGERIEIAHKSASRLSYAQGALRAVRFLAGRENGLYDMQDVLGLR; this comes from the coding sequence ATGAAAATTGCCATTGCCGGCGCATCGGGCCGTATGGGCCGCATGCTCATCGAAACCGTTCTCAACGAATCTGACATGACGCTTTCGGGCGCGCTCGATCGCCCCGGGACGCCGCAACTGGGCCAGGACGCAGGCGCATTCCTCGGCAAAGAAACGGGCGTCGTGTTATCGGACGACATCGACGGCGTGCTCGCGAAATCTGACTATCTGATCGACTTTACGCGTCCCGCGGGGACGATCGCGCACGTCGACGCGGCGATGCGTCACAACGTGAAGGTCATCATCGGCACGACGGGTTTTGATGACGCGCAAAAGGGGCAGCTGCGCGCCGCGGCTGAAAAGACCGGCATCGTGTTTTCGTCGAATATGAGCGTGGGCGTCAACGTCACGCTGAAGCTGCTCGAATTTGCCGCGCGTCATTTCGCGCAAGGCTACGACATCGAGATTATCGAGGCGCATCATCGTCATAAGGTCGATGCGCCGTCCGGCACCGCGCTGATGATGGGCGAAACGATCGCCGATGCGCTTGGCCGTAAGCTTGATGATTGCGCGGTGTATGGTCGGCATGGTGTGACCGGCGAACGCGATCCGTCGACGATTGGTTTTTCCGCGATTCGCGGCGGCGATATTGTCGGCGATCACACGGTGCTGTTTGCGGGCACGGGCGAGCGCATCGAAATTGCGCACAAATCGGCGAGCCGATTGTCGTATGCGCAGGGCGCGTTGCGCGCGGTGCGTTTTCTCGCGGGACGCGAGAACGGTCTGTACGATATGCAGGACGTGCTCGGGCTGCGGTGA
- the lptE gene encoding LPS assembly lipoprotein LptE, producing the protein MTRRSFLTLACSVMMLSACGFQLRGQSDYAFKRLAIAGAPPAFAARLTRVVQGGSDTVIVNSPANADAVLRITESLGNSVLTLNSLGVVEEYALTYSINYTLVGADGTLLIPTSVISLNRAMTYSDQFSQSKAAEADILYADMRNDAVDQLWRRLAIVKSLHPAPGQGVPAVVPHAPLPPPPL; encoded by the coding sequence GTGACTCGCAGATCGTTTCTGACGCTCGCGTGCAGCGTAATGATGTTGTCCGCGTGCGGCTTCCAGCTGCGCGGCCAGTCGGACTACGCGTTCAAGCGCCTCGCCATCGCCGGCGCGCCGCCGGCGTTCGCCGCGCGCCTGACGCGCGTCGTCCAGGGCGGCAGCGATACTGTCATCGTCAATTCGCCCGCCAATGCGGACGCGGTGCTGCGCATAACCGAATCGCTCGGCAACAGCGTGTTGACGCTGAATTCGCTCGGCGTGGTCGAAGAGTACGCGTTGACGTATTCGATCAACTACACACTGGTTGGCGCGGACGGAACGCTGCTGATTCCAACGAGCGTGATTTCGCTGAATCGCGCCATGACCTATAGCGATCAGTTCTCGCAGTCAAAGGCGGCCGAGGCCGACATTCTTTACGCGGACATGCGTAACGACGCGGTCGATCAATTGTGGCGGCGTCTGGCGATCGTGAAGTCGCTGCATCCGGCGCCGGGGCAGGGCGTGCCGGCCGTGGTGCCGCACGCGCCGCTACCCCCGCCGCCGCTTTGA
- the fur gene encoding ferric iron uptake transcriptional regulator, producing MTNPTDLKNIGLKATLPRLKILEIFQHSPVRHLTAEDVYRNLLHEELDIGLATVYRVLTQFEQAGLLTRSNFESGKAVFELNEGTHHDHLVCIDCGLVEEFFDPEIENRQQAIAKQRGFRLQEHALALYGACTKDNCPHRKH from the coding sequence ATGACCAATCCAACCGATCTCAAGAATATCGGGCTCAAGGCGACCCTACCGCGCCTCAAGATTCTCGAGATCTTCCAGCACAGCCCCGTACGCCATCTCACGGCTGAAGACGTGTACCGCAATCTGCTGCACGAAGAACTCGACATCGGCCTTGCGACGGTTTATCGCGTGCTCACACAGTTCGAGCAGGCCGGATTGCTGACGCGCAGCAATTTCGAATCGGGCAAAGCGGTTTTTGAGCTGAACGAAGGGACGCACCACGACCACCTCGTGTGCATCGATTGCGGTCTCGTCGAGGAATTCTTCGACCCTGAAATCGAGAATCGCCAGCAGGCCATCGCGAAGCAGCGCGGTTTCCGGCTCCAGGAGCATGCGCTCGCGCTGTACGGTGCGTGCACGAAGGACAACTGCCCGCATCGCAAGCACTGA
- a CDS encoding ExbD/TolR family protein, protein MAFGGLDKHKTAAPMADINMTPLIDVMLVLLVIFIITAPLFTHAIRLDLPRVSASEARETPQTVTLSIDAAGKIYWNDKPVTLDQMRARFDEAGKQKDQPEIHLRAARTTQYEVIAQVMGAAQQAGLERIGFVTQPPADPNERRSSGKAATDRP, encoded by the coding sequence ATGGCATTCGGCGGACTCGACAAGCACAAGACAGCGGCGCCGATGGCGGACATCAACATGACGCCGCTGATTGACGTGATGCTCGTGCTGCTGGTGATTTTCATCATCACGGCGCCGCTTTTCACGCACGCTATTCGGCTGGACTTGCCGCGCGTGAGCGCATCCGAGGCACGCGAGACGCCGCAGACGGTGACGCTTTCCATTGATGCGGCGGGCAAAATCTACTGGAATGACAAGCCGGTGACGCTCGATCAGATGCGCGCACGGTTCGATGAAGCGGGCAAGCAGAAGGATCAGCCGGAAATTCATTTGCGCGCCGCACGGACCACGCAGTATGAGGTGATTGCTCAGGTGATGGGCGCGGCGCAGCAGGCGGGGTTGGAGCGGATCGGGTTTGTGACGCAGCCGCCGGCGGATCCCAATGAACGACGTTCTTCGGGTAAAGCGGCGACTGATCGGCCGTAG
- the holA gene encoding DNA polymerase III subunit delta, with the protein MQLRLDALEPHLTKGLAGLYVVYGDEHLLAQEACDRIRAAARAAGFTDRNVFTVERGFDWSSLLGASQSMSLFGDKQLVELRIPTGKPGKEGAEALKTLADAANPDVLTLITLPRLDAATQKAGWFTTLADAGVALKIDPVERAQLPNWIGQRLALQQQRVAPGDEGRRALQFMGERVEGNLLAAHQEIQKLGLLYPAGVLTFEQIHDAVLNVARYDVFKLNEAMLAGDVGRLSRMLDGLRGEGEAAVLVLWAVVEEIRTLLRIKRGVAAGKPLAMLLRENRVWGPRERLVGPALSRVTERALEKALSLAARLDRQVKGLSGSAPGSRRAGDPPPDPWAGLFELAMTVAAAPAPSAGKGAGPAGGSPRVPPAGRPAPAGAVGRRPS; encoded by the coding sequence ATGCAACTGCGACTTGACGCGCTTGAACCGCATCTGACGAAAGGGCTCGCTGGCCTGTATGTCGTGTATGGCGACGAGCATCTGCTCGCGCAGGAAGCCTGCGATCGCATTCGCGCGGCTGCGCGCGCAGCGGGCTTTACGGACCGCAATGTGTTCACGGTCGAGCGGGGCTTTGACTGGAGTTCGCTGCTTGGGGCGAGTCAGTCGATGTCGTTGTTTGGTGACAAGCAACTGGTCGAACTGCGTATTCCGACCGGCAAGCCCGGCAAAGAAGGCGCCGAAGCGCTGAAGACGCTGGCCGACGCTGCAAATCCGGATGTGCTGACGCTTATCACGCTGCCGCGGCTCGATGCGGCGACGCAGAAGGCTGGGTGGTTCACCACGCTTGCCGATGCAGGTGTTGCGTTGAAGATCGATCCTGTCGAACGCGCGCAGCTGCCGAACTGGATCGGGCAGCGGCTCGCGCTTCAGCAGCAGCGCGTAGCGCCCGGCGATGAAGGACGGCGTGCGCTGCAGTTTATGGGCGAGCGCGTCGAAGGGAATCTGCTGGCTGCGCATCAGGAGATTCAGAAGCTTGGGCTGCTGTATCCGGCCGGTGTGCTTACGTTCGAGCAGATTCACGACGCGGTGCTCAACGTCGCGCGCTACGACGTGTTCAAGCTTAACGAGGCGATGCTGGCCGGCGACGTCGGCCGCTTATCGAGGATGCTCGACGGCCTGCGCGGCGAAGGCGAGGCCGCGGTGCTCGTGCTGTGGGCGGTGGTCGAAGAGATACGGACACTGCTGCGCATCAAGCGCGGTGTCGCCGCGGGCAAGCCGCTCGCGATGCTGCTGCGCGAAAACCGCGTGTGGGGGCCGCGCGAGCGGCTCGTCGGACCTGCTCTATCGCGTGTGACCGAGCGCGCACTGGAGAAGGCGCTGAGCCTGGCCGCGCGGCTGGATCGGCAAGTGAAAGGCTTATCGGGAAGCGCGCCCGGCAGTCGTCGCGCTGGCGATCCACCGCCTGATCCATGGGCAGGATTGTTCGAACTCGCAATGACAGTAGCCGCAGCTCCAGCACCGAGCGCGGGAAAAGGCGCGGGCCCGGCCGGCGGCTCGCCGCGTGTGCCGCCAGCCGGGCGACCGGCGCCCGCGGGGGCGGTCGGGAGGCGGCCGTCGTAG
- the bamE gene encoding outer membrane protein assembly factor BamE, with translation MRSTLLAAAAVALVAGCSTYDSVTQKIAQSITPYRITVVQGNFVSKEAAAQMQVGMSRAQVRQLLGTPLLTDMFHADRWDYLFYFKRGSTAIVQQRDFVVIFANDRVASWSGGEDLPSNLELLADIDGDKAGKKTHATAIAASSASAPAAAASGASAAVAAGSQPAVAPSTPDTTLSPTAEAAQAGNLPPEDPNAQAAQAANRLTNAVPSSPAPGATPSVRAGTPQSNGGVPQNATAPGQPQFHFQRPPPPQIQGVPQDNPVGPTGPQSSTPQAPAQSQPAS, from the coding sequence ATGCGGAGTACCTTGCTTGCCGCGGCGGCCGTAGCGCTGGTTGCCGGATGTTCCACATACGATAGCGTGACGCAGAAAATCGCGCAGAGCATCACGCCATACCGCATTACCGTCGTGCAGGGCAATTTCGTGTCGAAAGAGGCGGCGGCACAAATGCAGGTCGGCATGTCGCGCGCGCAGGTGCGTCAGTTACTCGGTACCCCGTTGTTGACGGACATGTTCCACGCGGACCGCTGGGACTACCTCTTCTATTTCAAGCGCGGCTCGACGGCGATCGTCCAGCAGCGCGATTTCGTCGTGATTTTTGCGAACGACCGCGTCGCGAGCTGGTCGGGTGGTGAAGATCTGCCGTCGAATCTCGAACTGCTCGCCGATATCGACGGCGACAAGGCGGGCAAGAAGACGCACGCGACGGCGATTGCGGCAAGCAGCGCGAGCGCGCCGGCTGCCGCGGCATCCGGCGCATCGGCGGCCGTCGCCGCGGGTTCGCAGCCGGCGGTGGCGCCGTCCACGCCGGACACCACGCTTTCACCGACCGCGGAAGCGGCGCAGGCAGGCAATCTGCCGCCTGAGGACCCGAACGCACAGGCCGCGCAAGCCGCGAACCGGTTGACGAACGCCGTGCCCTCATCGCCGGCGCCGGGCGCGACGCCGTCGGTGCGCGCGGGCACGCCGCAATCGAACGGCGGTGTGCCGCAAAACGCTACGGCGCCGGGCCAGCCGCAGTTCCACTTCCAGCGTCCGCCGCCGCCGCAAATTCAAGGCGTGCCGCAGGACAATCCGGTTGGACCGACGGGTCCGCAGAGCAGCACTCCGCAGGCGCCGGCGCAGTCGCAACCGGCGTCCTGA
- the leuS gene encoding leucine--tRNA ligase: MQEKYIPSDVESAAQSQWRATDAYKTAETASKPKFYCVSMLPYPSGKLHMGHVRNYTINDVMYRYLRMNGYNTLMPMGWDAFGMPAENAAMANNVPPAKWTYDNIAYMKGQMQSMGLAIDWSREVTTCKPDYYKWNQWLFLKMLEKGIAYKKTGTVNWDPVDQTVLANEQVIDGKGWRSGAVVEKREIPMYYMRITQYADELLNDLEGLGWPERVKVMQQNWIGKSFGVNFGFPYEIDGEKKLLRVFTTRADTIMGVTFAAIAAEHPLATRLAQGKPDLQAFIDECKHGGVAEADMATMEKKGMATGFYVTHPLTQQQVEVWIGNYVLMSYGEGAVMGVPAHDERDFAFVKKYGIPVKQVVAVEGQSFSTDAWQEWYGDKENGVLVNSGKYDGLNYTQAVDAIAADLKALGVGDKQITYRLRDWGISRQRYWGTPIPIIHCPTCGDVPVPEQDLPVVLPEDLVPDGTGNPLAKSEAFVNCTCPKCGGAAKRETDTMDTFVDSSWYFYRYAAPDAKTMVDARTDYWMPMDQYIGGIEHAILHLLYSRFWAKVSRDLGIVKFGEPAKNLLTQGMVLNETFYREDKTGKKTWYNPADVTVTHDDKGRPIGATLNSDSQPVVLGGVEKMSKSKNNGVDPQVLIDQYGADTARLFTMFAAPPEQQLEWSGAGVEGASRFLRRLWAFAQANHAALRKPASFDASQLADVEKTVRREIHSVLKQADFDYQRLQYNTVVSAAMKMLNAIEGARDANPGVLRETYGILLRVLYPVVPHVTFQLWQELGYAEEFGVLLDAPWPKVDEKALEQAEIELVLQVNGKVRGALTIAKDAPRETIEQAALAHEMFAKFSEGRPPKKVVIVPGRLVNIVA; encoded by the coding sequence ATGCAAGAAAAGTACATCCCATCCGACGTCGAATCCGCCGCGCAATCTCAATGGCGCGCGACCGACGCCTACAAGACGGCGGAAACCGCCAGCAAGCCCAAGTTCTATTGCGTGTCGATGCTGCCGTACCCGTCGGGCAAGCTGCATATGGGGCACGTGCGCAACTACACGATCAACGACGTGATGTACCGTTACCTGCGGATGAACGGCTACAACACGCTGATGCCGATGGGCTGGGACGCGTTCGGCATGCCCGCCGAGAACGCGGCGATGGCAAACAACGTGCCGCCGGCGAAGTGGACGTACGACAACATCGCGTACATGAAGGGGCAGATGCAGTCGATGGGCCTCGCGATCGACTGGTCGCGCGAAGTCACCACCTGCAAGCCCGACTACTACAAGTGGAACCAGTGGCTGTTCCTGAAGATGCTCGAGAAAGGCATCGCGTATAAGAAGACGGGCACGGTGAACTGGGACCCGGTCGATCAAACGGTGCTCGCGAACGAGCAGGTGATCGACGGCAAGGGCTGGCGCTCGGGCGCGGTCGTCGAGAAGCGCGAAATCCCGATGTACTACATGCGCATCACGCAGTACGCCGACGAACTGCTGAACGACCTCGAAGGCCTCGGCTGGCCCGAGCGCGTGAAGGTCATGCAGCAGAACTGGATCGGCAAGAGCTTCGGCGTGAACTTCGGTTTCCCGTATGAAATCGACGGCGAGAAGAAGCTGCTGCGCGTGTTCACGACGCGCGCCGACACGATCATGGGCGTCACATTCGCCGCAATCGCCGCCGAGCATCCGCTCGCGACGCGCCTCGCGCAGGGCAAGCCCGACCTGCAAGCATTCATCGACGAATGCAAGCACGGCGGCGTCGCCGAAGCCGATATGGCGACGATGGAAAAGAAGGGCATGGCGACTGGCTTCTACGTCACGCATCCGCTCACGCAGCAGCAAGTCGAAGTGTGGATCGGCAACTACGTGCTGATGAGCTACGGTGAAGGCGCGGTGATGGGCGTGCCGGCGCACGACGAGCGCGATTTCGCATTCGTGAAGAAGTACGGTATTCCGGTCAAGCAGGTAGTGGCGGTTGAAGGCCAGAGCTTTTCGACCGACGCCTGGCAAGAGTGGTACGGCGACAAGGAAAACGGCGTCCTGGTCAACAGCGGCAAGTACGACGGGCTCAACTACACGCAGGCCGTCGATGCGATCGCGGCCGATCTGAAAGCGCTCGGCGTCGGCGACAAACAAATCACCTATCGCCTGCGCGATTGGGGTATTTCGCGTCAGCGCTATTGGGGCACGCCGATTCCGATCATCCACTGCCCGACGTGCGGCGACGTGCCGGTGCCCGAGCAGGATCTGCCCGTCGTGCTGCCCGAAGACCTCGTGCCGGACGGCACCGGCAATCCGCTCGCGAAGTCCGAAGCGTTCGTCAATTGCACGTGCCCGAAGTGCGGCGGCGCGGCGAAGCGCGAAACCGACACGATGGACACCTTCGTCGATTCGTCGTGGTACTTCTACCGCTACGCGGCGCCCGATGCGAAGACGATGGTCGACGCGCGCACCGATTACTGGATGCCGATGGATCAGTACATCGGCGGCATCGAGCACGCGATTCTTCACCTGCTGTACTCGCGCTTCTGGGCGAAGGTGTCGCGCGATCTCGGCATCGTCAAGTTCGGCGAGCCCGCGAAGAACCTGCTCACGCAAGGGATGGTGCTCAACGAGACCTTCTACCGCGAAGACAAGACCGGCAAGAAGACGTGGTACAACCCGGCCGACGTGACGGTCACGCATGACGACAAGGGTCGTCCGATCGGTGCGACGCTCAATTCGGATAGTCAGCCGGTCGTGCTCGGCGGCGTCGAGAAGATGTCGAAGTCGAAGAACAACGGTGTCGACCCGCAGGTGCTGATCGATCAGTACGGCGCTGATACTGCGCGTCTCTTTACGATGTTTGCCGCGCCGCCGGAGCAGCAACTCGAGTGGTCGGGTGCGGGCGTCGAAGGCGCGAGCCGGTTCCTGCGGCGCCTGTGGGCGTTCGCGCAAGCGAATCACGCGGCGTTGCGGAAGCCCGCATCGTTTGACGCATCGCAACTGGCGGACGTTGAGAAGACCGTGCGTCGCGAGATCCACAGCGTGCTGAAGCAGGCCGATTTCGACTATCAGCGTCTGCAATACAACACCGTCGTCTCGGCCGCGATGAAGATGCTCAACGCAATCGAAGGCGCGCGCGATGCGAACCCGGGCGTGCTGCGCGAGACGTATGGCATCCTGCTGCGCGTGCTGTATCCGGTTGTGCCGCACGTGACGTTCCAGCTGTGGCAGGAACTCGGCTATGCCGAAGAATTTGGCGTACTGCTCGACGCGCCATGGCCGAAGGTCGACGAAAAGGCGCTCGAACAGGCCGAGATCGAACTCGTGCTGCAGGTGAACGGCAAGGTGCGCGGCGCGCTGACCATTGCAAAGGACGCACCGCGCGAAACGATCGAACAGGCTGCGCTCGCGCATGAGATGTTCGCGAAGTTCAGCGAAGGGCGGCCGCCGAAGAAGGTCGTTATCGTGCCGGGCCGGCTCGTGAATATCGTCGCGTGA
- a CDS encoding MotA/TolQ/ExbB proton channel family protein: MASPGILHYLQTSDAITHGVAYVLAAMSIASWCFLIVKGWMLGRAKRQAPRAISIFWQASTLSDGVAALRRADSERVFTPLAEAALRASEVEVPGAMLARVERSERVLRALREALSKSQRRLEFGQVLLASVGSTAPFVGLLGTVWGIYHALGSIAESGQAMIENVAGPVGEALIMTAFGLVVAIPAVLAYNVLGRLVRQLSEELDGFAHDLHAYLCAPAERQPRDAAEHAASRNAAAHR; the protein is encoded by the coding sequence ATGGCAAGCCCCGGCATTCTCCACTACCTGCAAACCAGCGATGCCATCACGCATGGCGTTGCTTATGTGCTGGCGGCAATGTCGATTGCCAGCTGGTGCTTCCTGATCGTCAAAGGCTGGATGCTCGGGCGCGCGAAGCGGCAGGCGCCGCGCGCAATCTCTATTTTTTGGCAGGCTTCCACATTGTCCGATGGCGTCGCCGCGCTGCGGCGCGCGGACAGCGAGCGCGTTTTTACGCCGCTTGCGGAAGCTGCGCTGCGCGCATCGGAAGTCGAAGTTCCGGGCGCGATGCTCGCGCGCGTCGAGCGCAGCGAGCGCGTGCTGCGTGCGTTGCGAGAGGCGCTCAGCAAGTCGCAGCGCCGGCTGGAGTTCGGACAGGTGCTGCTCGCGTCCGTAGGAAGCACGGCGCCGTTCGTTGGCCTGCTCGGCACCGTGTGGGGCATTTATCACGCGCTCGGCAGCATCGCGGAGAGCGGGCAGGCGATGATCGAGAATGTCGCCGGGCCGGTCGGCGAGGCGCTGATCATGACCGCGTTCGGTCTCGTAGTCGCGATTCCTGCGGTGCTTGCGTACAACGTGCTCGGACGCCTTGTGCGGCAATTGTCCGAGGAACTCGACGGCTTCGCCCACGACTTGCACGCGTACCTGTGCGCACCGGCGGAGCGGCAGCCACGCGATGCCGCGGAACACGCGGCGAGCCGCAACGCCGCCGCGCATCGCTAA
- a CDS encoding glutamate-5-semialdehyde dehydrogenase, giving the protein MDIDQYMTDLGQRARKASRAMARASTAAKNAALEAIAHAIERDATQLKEANGRDVTRAREKGLDAAFVDRLTLSDKALKTMVEGLRQVAALPDPIGEISNLKYRPSGIQVGQMRVPLGVIGIIYESRPNVTIDAAALCLKSGNATILRGGSEALECNTALAKLIGEGLDAAGLPQDAVLVVETSDRAAVGKLITMTEYVDVIVPRGGKSLIARLMEEARVPMIKHLDGICHVYVDDRADIAKAMNVCDNAKTHRYGTCNTMETLLVAREIAPRILPQLGKLYREKEVELRVDSAARVVLEAAGVAPLVDATEEDWSTEYLAPVLAVKIVDGLDDAIEHINTYGSAHTDAIVTEDHDRAMRFLREVDSASVMVNASTRFADGFEFGLGAEIGISNDKLHARGPVGLEGLTSLKYVVLGHGEGRQ; this is encoded by the coding sequence ATGGATATCGACCAGTACATGACCGACCTCGGCCAACGCGCGCGCAAGGCGTCGCGCGCGATGGCGCGGGCGTCGACGGCGGCGAAGAATGCCGCGCTAGAGGCCATTGCACACGCGATCGAGCGCGACGCAACGCAGCTAAAGGAAGCGAACGGGCGGGACGTTACGCGCGCTCGCGAGAAGGGCCTGGATGCGGCGTTCGTTGACCGCCTCACGCTCTCCGACAAGGCGCTGAAGACGATGGTCGAAGGCTTGCGCCAGGTTGCGGCGCTGCCGGATCCGATCGGCGAGATCAGCAATCTGAAATACCGGCCGAGCGGCATTCAGGTCGGGCAGATGCGCGTGCCGCTGGGCGTGATCGGCATCATCTATGAGTCGCGGCCGAATGTGACGATCGATGCGGCGGCGCTGTGTCTGAAGTCGGGCAATGCGACGATTTTGCGCGGCGGGTCCGAGGCGCTCGAATGCAATACGGCGCTGGCCAAACTGATCGGCGAAGGACTCGATGCGGCCGGTTTGCCGCAAGATGCAGTGCTGGTGGTTGAGACATCGGACCGAGCAGCCGTGGGCAAGCTGATCACGATGACCGAATACGTCGACGTAATCGTGCCGCGCGGCGGCAAGAGCCTGATCGCGCGGCTGATGGAAGAGGCGCGCGTGCCGATGATCAAGCATCTCGACGGCATCTGTCATGTGTATGTCGACGATCGCGCGGATATCGCGAAGGCGATGAATGTTTGTGATAACGCAAAGACGCATCGCTACGGCACGTGCAACACGATGGAGACGCTGCTGGTCGCACGCGAGATCGCACCGAGGATCTTGCCGCAGCTCGGCAAGCTCTATCGCGAAAAAGAGGTTGAATTGCGCGTGGATTCCGCAGCGCGTGTTGTGCTCGAGGCTGCTGGTGTTGCGCCGTTAGTCGATGCAACCGAAGAGGATTGGAGTACCGAGTATCTCGCGCCGGTGCTTGCAGTGAAAATCGTCGACGGCCTTGATGACGCGATCGAGCACATCAACACGTACGGCTCCGCACACACGGATGCAATCGTCACCGAAGATCACGACCGCGCGATGCGCTTTCTGCGCGAAGTAGATTCGGCGAGCGTGATGGTGAATGCGTCGACGCGTTTCGCAGACGGTTTCGAGTTTGGCCTCGGCGCTGAGATCGGGATATCCAACGATAAACTGCACGCGCGCGGGCCTGTGGGGCTTGAAGGCCTGACGTCTCTCAAGTATGTCGTGTTGGGACATGGCGAAGGGCGCCAATAA
- a CDS encoding ureidoglycolate lyase, with product MNTLRIERLTREAFAPFGDVIELDGARHYPINGGTTERYHDLASVDVGEGGGRPLINVFRGQPRALPIEISMMERHPLGSQAFVPVTDVRYAIVVAPAGELDPSRLRAFMTEGWQGVNYAKGVWHHPLLALDRVSDFIVIDRGGEGPNCDEQTLPEPWRLVL from the coding sequence ATGAATACACTGCGAATCGAGCGTCTGACGCGCGAAGCGTTTGCGCCGTTCGGCGATGTGATCGAACTAGACGGCGCGCGCCACTATCCGATCAATGGCGGCACGACCGAGCGCTATCACGACCTCGCAAGTGTCGACGTCGGCGAGGGCGGCGGCCGGCCGCTGATCAACGTGTTTCGCGGGCAGCCGCGCGCATTGCCGATCGAGATATCGATGATGGAACGGCATCCGCTTGGCAGCCAGGCGTTTGTGCCGGTTACCGACGTACGTTATGCGATCGTGGTGGCGCCGGCGGGCGAACTCGATCCGTCGCGTTTGCGGGCGTTCATGACGGAAGGCTGGCAAGGCGTTAATTATGCGAAAGGCGTCTGGCACCATCCGCTGCTTGCGCTCGATCGCGTCAGCGATTTCATCGTGATCGACCGCGGCGGCGAAGGGCCGAATTGCGATGAACAGACATTGCCCGAACCGTGGCGCCTCGTGCTTTAG